One Benincasa hispida cultivar B227 chromosome 5, ASM972705v1, whole genome shotgun sequence genomic window carries:
- the LOC120078364 gene encoding probable xyloglucan endotransglucosylase/hydrolase protein 16 — MILLCVFMASIMTATAGNFHQDVDITWGGPRANILDGGRQLSLSLDKDSGSGFQSKQEFLFGRFDVQMKLVPRNSAGTVTTFYLSSQGGSHDEIDFEFLGNSSGEPYTLHTNVYSQGKGNREQQFHLWFDPTKGFHTYSIDWSPESIKFLVDNIPIRVFHNWEKIGVSYPKSQPMRVYSSLWNADDWATRGGLVKTDWTQAPFTASYRNFNANGCVASTGSSSCASKFSSTLQGGAQSDQGLDARSRNRLSKFMIYNYCTDHKRFPQGIPAECKRPRFL, encoded by the exons ATGATTCTACTATGTGTGTTCATGGCTTCTATAATGACCGCCACTGCTGGCAACTTTCACCAAGATGTTGACATTACTTGGGGTGGTCCACGTGCCAATATACTAGATGGAGGCCGACAACTCTCACTTTCTCTCGATAAAGATTCAGGGTCAGGTTTTCAATCAAAGCAGGAGTTTCTATTTGGAAGATTTGATGTACAGATGAAGCTCGTCCCTAGAAACTCTGCAGGCACTGTCACTACTTTTTAT TTATCTTCTCAAGGAGGATCGCACGATGAGATTGACTTTGAATTCTTAGGCAACTCGTCTGGAGAGCCATACACACTTCATACCAATGTTTACTcacaaggaaaaggaaatagGGAACAACAATTTCACCTTTGGTTTGATCCCACCAAGGGATTTCACACCTATTCTATCGACTGGTCTCCAGAAAGTATCAA GTTTCTAGTGGATAACATTCCTATAAGGGTATTCCATAACTGGGAAAAGATTGGAGTTTCTTACCCGAAGAGTCAACCCATGAGAGTTTATTCAAGTTTGTGGAATGCAGACGATTGGGCAACCAGAGGGGGGCTGGTGAAGACTGATTGGACACAAGCTCCTTTCACAGCATCATACAGAAACTTCAATGCCAATGGATGTGTTGCATCAACTGGGTCATCATCGTGTGCCTCCAAGTTTTCGAGTACTTTGCAAGGTGGTGCACAGAGTGATCAAGGACTAGATGCCAGGAGTAGAAATAGATTGTCTAAGTTcatgatttataattattgcacTGACCACAAAAGATTTCCTCAAGGCATTCCAGCTGAATGCAAGCGCCCGAGGTTCCTGTGA